From the Halobellus litoreus genome, the window GGGATAGCGCTCTCACGAAACTCGACCATCCGAGAATCGTTCCGTGGGTAGTGCAAGTCGGAGCAGCCGCCGGATCGACGGATCCCAGCTGCGGAATCGAACGATTCGGCAGTAAGACTAAGTAGTGGTACGGTATACCATAGCGTGTATGGCCTCAGCACCGAGCTCCGACGACGCGCTGTTCGACCAGTTCCTCGACGACCGCGGTCACGACATCGAGACGGTAGACTGGGAGACGTCGTATAACAAGAAGCAGTGTCCGGAGTGTGGTGCACTCCACGACGACACCGCGACCGCCTGCGGGGTCTGCGGCTGGGACCCCCGAACTTGACCGGGGCGAGCGGGTCCTGACTCGGTTCTTTCGAAACACGTCCTTTATCAGGTACAAGCGCGTGGAACTGTCCAATGAGCGACTCGGACGCGGAAGTCACCCGATTGTTCGGTGGCCCCGGGAGCGGGAAGACGACGGCGCTGCTCGATCGGGTCGACGAACTGCTGG encodes:
- a CDS encoding HVO_0416 family zinc finger protein — protein: MASAPSSDDALFDQFLDDRGHDIETVDWETSYNKKQCPECGALHDDTATACGVCGWDPRT